The following are encoded in a window of Natrononativus amylolyticus genomic DNA:
- a CDS encoding tyrosine-type recombinase/integrase has protein sequence MLEVEELVDAYWAVVAPRFEADGYDPHAEKPTHEWLRANDLRPLLYALRTYHDRTFTEFWREDLGLEGEDSGYEWETTDERTIDALESFLSSRRERKGLAESSITTLRYRLNRYVGAYRDENGTGDLVSPIARDSDRPAYEAVDACWAAFDRLHAELEGGQTKRRIHLAVSNWYAHLVRRRWASVNPAEGLDEEFDWSTAADDDTDTPCLSSDHVNALYRAADDREERLLVLALCAWGLRPNEVARLHVQQFVLRPSDDDVPYIEFQERKNGPGEVSLLYGRDVLEAYLEEVTDTEGWSGYLFPSPHASRDHISRWTVWNRFDGLTERAELPDEIDGVSTAPKMGRRFWYDAYSASLDVVLGSLDEIAAEQGSSSAEVVLQNYLSESRARQLRRSYMREQLADAFGETPNE, from the coding sequence ATGCTCGAGGTAGAGGAGCTGGTCGACGCCTACTGGGCGGTCGTCGCACCGCGCTTCGAGGCGGACGGCTACGACCCACACGCCGAGAAACCGACCCACGAGTGGCTTCGCGCGAACGATCTCCGGCCGCTGCTCTACGCCCTCCGGACGTACCACGACCGGACCTTTACGGAGTTCTGGCGTGAAGACCTGGGTCTCGAGGGAGAGGACTCCGGCTACGAGTGGGAGACGACCGACGAGCGAACGATCGACGCGCTCGAGTCGTTTCTGTCCTCTCGCCGGGAGCGCAAGGGGCTCGCCGAGTCGTCGATCACGACGCTCCGGTACCGACTGAACCGGTACGTCGGGGCCTACCGCGACGAAAACGGGACGGGTGACCTCGTCTCGCCGATCGCCCGCGACAGCGACCGGCCCGCGTACGAGGCGGTGGACGCCTGCTGGGCGGCGTTCGACCGACTCCACGCGGAACTCGAGGGCGGCCAGACCAAACGCCGCATCCACCTCGCGGTCTCGAACTGGTACGCCCACCTGGTGCGCCGGAGGTGGGCGTCGGTCAATCCCGCAGAGGGACTCGACGAGGAGTTCGACTGGTCGACGGCGGCCGACGACGACACGGATACCCCGTGCCTGTCGAGCGATCACGTCAACGCCCTGTATCGGGCTGCGGATGACCGCGAGGAGCGACTGCTGGTTCTCGCACTCTGTGCCTGGGGGCTGCGACCGAACGAAGTCGCCCGCCTCCACGTCCAGCAGTTCGTCCTCCGGCCGTCCGACGACGACGTTCCATATATCGAGTTCCAGGAGCGCAAGAACGGTCCCGGGGAGGTGTCGTTGCTGTACGGGCGGGACGTCCTCGAAGCGTACCTCGAGGAGGTAACCGACACCGAGGGATGGAGCGGCTACCTGTTTCCCTCCCCACACGCCTCTCGGGACCACATCTCGCGGTGGACCGTCTGGAACCGATTCGACGGACTCACAGAGCGGGCGGAGCTGCCCGACGAGATCGACGGCGTCTCCACGGCGCCGAAGATGGGGCGGCGGTTCTGGTACGACGCCTACTCCGCCTCGCTCGACGTCGTTCTCGGGAGCCTGGACGAAATCGCCGCAGAGCAGGGGAGCTCGAGCGCGGAGGTCGTCCTGCAGAATTATCTCTCGGAGAGTCGAGCGCGGCAACTCCGGCGTTCGTACATGCGCGAGCAACTGGCCGACGCCTTCGGCGAGACGCCGAACGAGTAG